One part of the Sulfolobus tengchongensis genome encodes these proteins:
- a CDS encoding thiamine pyrophosphate-dependent enzyme, whose translation MVEKEIEEKVYKSIIKTIKDVPLEEFYTSGHRTCQGCESALVMRFLAKAAGPRTIVIGATGCMYVANTTYYTTSWIVPWVHTQLGGSGAAVLGTAAALRALMRKGKIKQEPINVIAFCGDLGCADMGLSGVSNAMTYDYNLLIILYDNESSANTDIQETSMTPYGAQTSFSRPGKERRIMKRRWKKNVVSMIIAGHRNVKYAATMTPAYPLDSMNKIRKALSIGGPTFIHSLDPCPKGWDYDPKFSHELGVLAVETGLWPLYEYINGEIVYNEPTKSIVEGRMKRKPVKEYLEKQGRFSHFTEEDIEYVQKMVDEMYEEWEIPGVMPIKSINVKISD comes from the coding sequence ATGGTTGAAAAGGAAATAGAAGAAAAGGTATATAAATCGATAATTAAGACAATAAAAGATGTTCCATTAGAGGAGTTCTATACTTCTGGTCATAGGACATGCCAAGGATGTGAGTCGGCATTAGTGATGAGATTTTTAGCTAAGGCTGCAGGACCTAGAACTATAGTAATAGGAGCAACAGGATGTATGTACGTAGCTAACACCACATACTATACAACGTCATGGATAGTTCCATGGGTACACACTCAATTAGGAGGTTCTGGTGCTGCAGTACTAGGAACTGCGGCTGCGTTAAGAGCGCTAATGAGAAAGGGAAAAATAAAGCAAGAACCCATAAATGTGATAGCGTTTTGTGGAGACTTAGGGTGCGCAGATATGGGGTTGTCTGGAGTCTCTAATGCTATGACTTATGACTACAATTTGCTAATAATATTATACGATAATGAATCCTCTGCGAACACTGATATTCAAGAAACTAGTATGACTCCATATGGAGCTCAGACTTCATTTAGTAGACCGGGGAAGGAAAGAAGAATAATGAAAAGGAGATGGAAGAAAAACGTAGTTTCAATGATAATAGCTGGTCATAGAAATGTTAAATACGCGGCTACAATGACACCAGCTTATCCATTGGATTCAATGAATAAGATAAGGAAAGCACTATCAATAGGAGGTCCAACGTTTATCCACTCTCTAGATCCATGCCCTAAGGGATGGGATTACGACCCTAAGTTTTCACATGAATTGGGAGTGTTAGCTGTAGAAACTGGATTATGGCCATTATATGAATATATAAATGGGGAGATAGTGTATAATGAGCCTACAAAGAGTATTGTTGAAGGTAGAATGAAGAGAAAACCAGTTAAGGAATATCTTGAGAAGCAGGGTAGGTTCTCTCATTTCACTGAAGAGGATATAGAGTACGTTCAGAAAATGGTTGATGAGATGTATGAAGAGTGGGAAATACCCGGTGTGATGCCAATAAAATCAATTAATGTGAAAATAAGTGATTGA
- a CDS encoding 4Fe-4S dicluster-binding protein, whose product MEVKDEVKYVEIVYRGIFQKRLAKYIAEGIVYTAREMGKPALSFGRYGDSPERNGVPAKYYVGIGNGVNEEDLIGYSTRVEPDLVDTIIVLDDTLLKGVESWAWQGVQPINLKLKSNGTMIVTSTKKINELLKMVPKKDFNWIFGVINTPPSFSGLWAFKDDLTMEKVWGALAKLRPDIIDLDHLLKYVSKKQNADKRISAVKEAYSSVDYRTVMKGEGIDFVYNPPRLLTWQEMLEGTVIPAVPRGKRNEQFKRGTTKFERPTVDFDTCIKCKLCWVYCPDECFDETPDGYYDIAYDYCVGCGICAEVCPVKDCIVMVDESMFTDYRRPYEMWKEDKVKYKEWLKSVRQARKERVYVPGLGR is encoded by the coding sequence ATGGAAGTAAAAGACGAAGTGAAGTACGTAGAGATCGTGTATAGGGGAATATTCCAGAAGAGATTGGCTAAGTATATTGCAGAAGGTATTGTTTACACTGCTAGGGAAATGGGGAAACCAGCCCTATCGTTTGGAAGATATGGCGATTCTCCAGAAAGAAATGGAGTTCCAGCAAAATATTATGTTGGAATAGGAAATGGAGTTAATGAAGAAGACTTAATTGGTTACTCTACTAGAGTGGAACCAGACTTAGTTGATACAATAATAGTACTTGACGATACGCTACTAAAAGGTGTTGAATCTTGGGCATGGCAAGGTGTACAGCCAATTAATCTGAAATTAAAAAGCAACGGCACAATGATAGTTACCTCTACTAAGAAAATTAACGAGTTACTGAAAATGGTTCCTAAAAAGGATTTTAACTGGATCTTCGGAGTAATAAACACTCCGCCATCATTTTCTGGTTTATGGGCGTTCAAAGACGATCTCACGATGGAAAAAGTTTGGGGAGCATTAGCAAAGTTAAGACCAGACATAATAGATCTAGACCATTTGCTTAAATATGTAAGTAAAAAACAGAATGCAGATAAGAGAATATCTGCAGTAAAAGAAGCTTACTCTTCTGTAGATTATAGAACAGTGATGAAGGGTGAAGGGATCGACTTCGTATACAATCCACCTAGGTTACTAACATGGCAGGAAATGTTAGAAGGTACTGTCATTCCAGCAGTACCAAGGGGAAAAAGAAACGAGCAATTTAAGAGAGGTACTACGAAATTTGAAAGGCCAACAGTAGACTTCGACACTTGTATAAAATGTAAATTATGTTGGGTATACTGTCCAGATGAATGTTTTGATGAGACACCAGATGGATATTACGATATAGCATATGATTATTGTGTGGGATGTGGAATCTGTGCAGAAGTTTGCCCAGTAAAGGATTGTATAGTTATGGTTGATGAATCAATGTTTACCGATTATAGAAGACCTTATGAAATGTGGAAAGAGGATAAGGTAAAGTATAAGGAATGGCTAAAGAGCGTAAGACAAGCTAGAAAGGAGAGAGTATACGTTCCGGGGTTGGGAAGATGA
- a CDS encoding L-lactate MFS transporter: MMSNKWFEKGWFRWMLVVAATISMALVSVYEYSWTLYTVPLGKVFHVAPGSPALGLTYTIYIIVQALSMFVAGRIADRYGPRLISILGGIITGVGYISSAFATSLPMLYLTYGFGSIGVGIIYATAISTAVKWFPDKRGLATGIIEIGFGGGSFALSPLIQYIISLISYNAAFMYMGIAQLVIITVLAYLFAYPPPQWLPKGWNPEEYERKRKMIKRSKGDFTFSQMVKTWQWWVIYISFFLIAGSGLSVVGHLIPYGRSLGFSIAAVIAVFLFPFANGLGRFVMGTISDYLGRPYTMTLSFGISGISMLSLAFIPKIAPLFLALIFITAFTWGPLFSLFPPLIGDYYGPKHSGANYGLTYTAKALAGIFAGYGASVLFTVYGIKETLVITGLMAVVSAILALTLRPPKIPSAQMASVEKEKGSIESKTK; this comes from the coding sequence ATGATGAGCAATAAGTGGTTTGAAAAAGGATGGTTTAGATGGATGTTAGTAGTAGCAGCTACCATCTCAATGGCTTTAGTTAGTGTATATGAGTATTCTTGGACTCTGTACACTGTACCCTTAGGTAAGGTATTCCATGTTGCTCCAGGCTCTCCAGCATTGGGACTTACGTATACTATTTACATTATCGTTCAAGCGTTATCGATGTTTGTAGCTGGTAGAATTGCAGATAGATATGGTCCCAGATTGATTTCCATACTAGGCGGGATAATAACGGGAGTTGGATACATAAGCTCTGCCTTTGCTACCTCTTTGCCAATGCTCTATCTCACTTATGGTTTCGGTAGTATAGGAGTTGGCATAATTTACGCTACTGCAATAAGTACTGCCGTTAAATGGTTTCCAGATAAGAGAGGGCTAGCTACTGGGATTATAGAAATAGGTTTTGGCGGAGGATCATTTGCACTATCTCCTTTAATACAATATATCATATCTTTGATAAGTTATAATGCAGCCTTCATGTACATGGGTATTGCCCAATTAGTTATTATAACTGTCCTAGCGTATCTATTTGCTTATCCTCCACCACAATGGCTACCTAAGGGTTGGAATCCAGAGGAGTATGAGAGAAAGAGAAAGATGATAAAAAGGAGTAAAGGTGATTTTACTTTCTCGCAAATGGTAAAAACTTGGCAATGGTGGGTAATATATATCTCATTTTTCCTAATAGCTGGTTCTGGTTTATCAGTAGTAGGCCATTTAATACCTTACGGTAGATCTTTAGGTTTCTCAATTGCGGCTGTAATAGCAGTTTTCCTATTTCCCTTTGCAAATGGATTAGGTAGATTCGTAATGGGAACTATCTCAGATTATCTAGGAAGACCATACACAATGACCTTATCCTTTGGAATAAGTGGAATCTCGATGCTTTCGCTTGCATTTATACCAAAGATAGCTCCACTATTCTTAGCACTAATCTTCATAACGGCATTTACATGGGGCCCACTATTTTCCCTATTTCCGCCACTAATTGGTGATTATTATGGGCCAAAACACTCTGGAGCTAATTATGGGCTAACATACACGGCTAAGGCGTTAGCAGGTATATTTGCAGGATATGGTGCATCAGTATTGTTCACAGTATATGGGATAAAGGAGACTCTGGTTATAACGGGCTTAATGGCTGTAGTGTCAGCAATATTAGCCTTAACCTTAAGACCTCCTAAAATACCTAGTGCACAAATGGCTAGTGTTGAGAAAGAGAAAGGTAGTATAGAATCAAAAACCAAATGA
- a CDS encoding pyruvate ferredoxin oxidoreductase, producing the protein MTEVKKIVEREVLMNGTQAVAHAAMYADVDVVAAYPIRPYTEVMDTISKLIADGELDAEFIVAEGEHGQFETVKHASLVGARTLVGSSGVGWLYAMEAIVVTATDRAPVVAIIGNRALDDPGAYGVEHNDALMVRDVGWLLAWVDTAQEAFDTTLIAYKVAEDQRVLLPVGISMDGGFLTHSEQIVRLPPRELVKDFLPPYNRGKYLVHPDNPITVAPQVNEDWVMEIRRQHEEAMERARGVISEAYESFKKVFGRYPGSTAEIQMPENPFVEPYMIDDAEVVIIGMGTVSKPIKVAIKNMRRQGYKVGMLRLRWFRPFPTQDVIKYLSNSKVVCVIDRDYSMGSPNRGGVIYHEIRSALYDLDQRPKVMNFIGGLGGREITIQDVEKIIKIGYEHRDTPITKPVYWVGVRGDPW; encoded by the coding sequence ATGACAGAGGTTAAGAAGATAGTGGAAAGAGAAGTCTTAATGAACGGAACACAAGCGGTAGCTCATGCGGCTATGTATGCTGATGTAGATGTGGTAGCAGCGTATCCTATTAGGCCATATACTGAAGTTATGGATACTATCTCTAAATTAATAGCAGATGGAGAACTTGACGCTGAATTCATAGTAGCTGAAGGTGAACATGGTCAATTTGAAACTGTAAAGCACGCATCATTAGTGGGTGCTAGAACATTAGTCGGAAGTAGTGGAGTCGGATGGCTTTACGCTATGGAAGCAATAGTAGTTACTGCCACAGATCGTGCTCCAGTTGTGGCAATAATAGGAAACAGAGCTCTAGATGATCCTGGAGCATATGGTGTTGAGCATAACGATGCGTTAATGGTTAGGGATGTAGGTTGGTTACTAGCATGGGTTGATACTGCACAAGAGGCTTTCGATACTACATTGATAGCTTATAAAGTAGCTGAAGATCAAAGAGTATTATTACCAGTTGGAATTTCAATGGACGGTGGATTCTTAACACATTCCGAGCAGATAGTGAGATTGCCTCCTAGGGAATTGGTTAAGGACTTCCTACCACCTTATAATAGGGGTAAATATCTAGTCCATCCAGATAATCCAATAACAGTTGCTCCTCAAGTTAATGAGGATTGGGTTATGGAAATAAGAAGACAGCATGAAGAGGCTATGGAAAGGGCTAGAGGAGTTATAAGCGAAGCATACGAAAGCTTTAAGAAGGTATTTGGAAGGTATCCTGGATCTACTGCTGAAATTCAAATGCCTGAAAATCCATTTGTGGAACCCTATATGATTGATGACGCAGAGGTAGTAATAATAGGCATGGGAACTGTTTCTAAGCCAATTAAAGTTGCGATAAAGAATATGAGAAGGCAAGGATATAAGGTGGGAATGTTAAGGTTAAGGTGGTTTAGGCCATTTCCCACACAAGACGTGATTAAGTACTTAAGTAATAGTAAGGTGGTTTGCGTAATCGACAGAGATTATTCCATGGGTTCTCCAAACAGAGGAGGAGTAATATATCATGAAATACGATCTGCGTTATATGATTTAGATCAAAGGCCTAAGGTAATGAACTTCATAGGAGGACTAGGTGGGAGAGAGATAACGATTCAAGATGTGGAAAAGATAATTAAAATAGGTTATGAACATAGGGATACTCCCATAACTAAACCCGTTTATTGGGTTGGGGTCAGAGGAGACCCCTGGTAA
- a CDS encoding L-lactate permease, with product MYVQPLNPTGNVGLTILASLTPIIVLLILLAGLKLSAWLASLIGSIVTILVAWLVWKAPIAQLSYAWLIGALVGTWAISWIVFWGLTIYNTLVLTGKFNAFRDWIVRNSTNDARVQAILLAWSFGALLEGLVGFGYPWAFVAPLLIYLGFDDLKALQVSALANNAPVSFGALGTPIVILAATTGLPLLFVSSSVAKVVAVLALLPPWILLYLVDRWKGIKEAWPIAIIGSLSYILGQFPVASFVGPYLPDITGSLVSFAILLLFLRIWRPKNVLVLKNMQFNGGENKKYSSKDVVQAWSAFIILIIVVTLWTGPWSPLTKVTLATLAQPAYSSLLHKNVSVSFGFNPFVAGTSILVSWVIISLVLRISPKIMGQAVKRSFQQYWGGILTGVFVVGLAYVFNFSGMAYSLAWKASDLSLAFIVVSPLFGWIGCALSGSNTSSNALFGVFQATTARLAGLPIGLTPALNSVGAELAKPVAPQTASAGVSTTKYVRKEGIVIRKNLPWAIGVLVYLIIIGVLYAFLAPSLFIHS from the coding sequence ATGTATGTACAACCCTTAAATCCGACTGGAAATGTGGGTTTGACTATTTTAGCTTCTTTAACACCTATAATAGTGCTGTTGATACTATTAGCTGGTCTAAAGTTAAGTGCTTGGTTAGCATCACTTATAGGTTCCATAGTGACAATTTTAGTTGCATGGTTAGTATGGAAAGCACCAATAGCTCAACTATCATATGCATGGCTCATAGGTGCGTTAGTTGGAACTTGGGCAATATCATGGATAGTATTCTGGGGATTAACTATCTATAACACTTTAGTTTTAACTGGTAAATTTAATGCATTTAGGGATTGGATAGTTAGGAATTCTACCAATGACGCTCGTGTTCAAGCTATTCTCTTAGCGTGGTCTTTCGGAGCATTGTTAGAAGGGCTAGTAGGTTTCGGATATCCATGGGCATTTGTAGCGCCTTTATTAATATATTTGGGATTTGATGATTTAAAGGCGTTACAAGTTTCAGCATTGGCTAACAACGCTCCAGTCTCTTTCGGTGCATTAGGAACACCAATAGTCATATTGGCAGCAACTACTGGTTTACCCTTATTATTTGTGTCATCATCAGTTGCTAAAGTAGTAGCAGTTCTAGCTCTATTACCGCCTTGGATATTACTATATTTAGTAGATAGATGGAAGGGAATAAAAGAAGCTTGGCCAATAGCTATAATTGGCTCACTATCTTATATTCTAGGTCAATTTCCAGTAGCAAGCTTCGTGGGACCTTATTTGCCGGATATTACTGGATCTTTAGTGTCATTTGCAATACTACTTCTGTTTTTAAGAATCTGGAGACCTAAGAACGTATTAGTTCTGAAAAATATGCAATTTAATGGAGGAGAAAATAAGAAATATTCCAGTAAGGATGTTGTTCAAGCTTGGTCAGCTTTCATAATATTGATAATTGTGGTGACTTTATGGACTGGACCATGGTCTCCCCTAACTAAAGTAACGTTAGCTACATTAGCTCAACCTGCGTATTCATCTCTTCTTCATAAGAATGTATCAGTAAGTTTTGGTTTTAACCCATTTGTCGCGGGTACCTCTATTTTAGTTTCTTGGGTGATAATTTCTTTAGTTTTACGAATTTCACCAAAAATTATGGGTCAAGCAGTAAAGAGATCTTTTCAGCAATATTGGGGTGGTATATTAACTGGAGTTTTCGTAGTGGGACTAGCTTACGTATTTAACTTCAGCGGGATGGCTTATTCCTTGGCGTGGAAGGCAAGTGATTTAAGTTTAGCATTCATAGTAGTCTCTCCACTCTTTGGATGGATAGGTTGTGCATTATCCGGAAGTAATACGTCAAGTAACGCTCTTTTTGGAGTCTTTCAAGCTACTACTGCACGTTTAGCAGGATTACCAATAGGTCTAACGCCAGCCCTAAATTCAGTAGGTGCCGAATTAGCTAAACCGGTAGCTCCACAGACTGCCAGTGCTGGTGTATCCACGACTAAGTACGTTAGAAAGGAAGGAATAGTAATAAGGAAGAACTTACCTTGGGCAATAGGGGTACTAGTTTATTTGATAATTATCGGCGTACTATATGCCTTCTTAGCTCCATCTTTGTTTATACACTCATAG